A genomic region of Sideroxydans sp. CL21 contains the following coding sequences:
- a CDS encoding hydrogenase small subunit — translation MKKTQKTEILPGTVGEGLAQRGVTRREFLQYCTSLAALLALPPAMASVMAEAISKARRQSVIWLSFQECTGCTESITRSHSPTLENLIFDMISLDYHHTLQAASGEAAEHARLQSMKDNEGKYLLIVDGSIPMGNPGYSVIAGISNHDMLVETAKGAAAIVAVGTCATYGGIPMADPNPTGAVSVSDIVKDKPIINVPGCPPIPVVMTGVLAHFLTFGGIPELDALGRPKSFYGETIHDRCYRRPFYDQGKFAETFDDEAARNGWCLFKLGCKGPVTHNACATTKWNDGTSFPIESGHGCIGCSEPKFWDAGPFYKALSMPVSATTAMLGASVAAGAAAGVAITWHNRSTKAAAKASHETVMVQDLAREGK, via the coding sequence ATGAAAAAAACGCAGAAGACGGAAATATTGCCTGGGACAGTGGGTGAGGGTTTGGCACAGCGCGGGGTAACCCGACGCGAATTTCTCCAATACTGTACCTCGTTGGCGGCGTTGTTGGCATTGCCGCCAGCGATGGCCAGCGTGATGGCAGAGGCCATCAGTAAAGCGCGACGGCAATCCGTGATCTGGCTCTCGTTTCAGGAATGCACCGGCTGTACAGAGTCCATTACTCGCTCGCATTCGCCGACGCTGGAAAACCTGATCTTCGACATGATCTCCCTCGATTATCACCATACGCTGCAAGCTGCTTCCGGAGAGGCTGCCGAGCATGCCCGCTTGCAGTCGATGAAGGACAACGAGGGCAAGTACCTGTTGATCGTCGACGGTTCGATCCCGATGGGCAATCCCGGCTATTCCGTCATCGCCGGGATTAGCAATCACGATATGCTGGTGGAAACCGCCAAAGGCGCGGCAGCCATCGTGGCGGTAGGAACTTGCGCGACTTACGGTGGCATTCCCATGGCCGATCCAAATCCGACGGGCGCCGTTTCGGTGAGCGACATCGTCAAGGACAAACCCATCATCAACGTGCCGGGCTGTCCGCCCATCCCTGTGGTGATGACCGGTGTTTTGGCCCACTTCCTGACTTTTGGCGGGATACCCGAACTGGATGCACTGGGCCGGCCCAAATCCTTCTACGGCGAGACCATCCATGACCGTTGCTATCGCCGCCCATTCTACGATCAGGGCAAGTTCGCGGAGACTTTCGACGACGAGGCAGCGAGGAATGGCTGGTGCCTGTTCAAGCTCGGTTGCAAGGGGCCGGTGACCCACAATGCCTGTGCGACGACAAAGTGGAATGACGGTACAAGTTTCCCCATCGAATCCGGTCATGGCTGCATCGGCTGCTCGGAGCCGAAGTTCTGGGACGCAGGCCCATTCTACAAAGCATTATCGATGCCGGTCTCGGCAACAACTGCGATGCTGGGTGCATCTGTCGCAGCCGGCGCAGCTGCCGGTGTGGCCATCACCTGGCACAATCGTTCGACCAAAGCTGCGGCCAAAGCGTCTCACGAAACAGTGATGGTGCAGGATCTAGCGCGGGAGGGAAAATGA
- a CDS encoding HypC/HybG/HupF family hydrogenase formation chaperone, protein MCIGIPMHVIEVDGAFAWCEGRGRRERLNALLLEELSPGDWVYATLGQAREIITPQLADEINLALDGLAAAMQGETNLDAYFPVFSTTSKLPDIAPSLPFKPEQTA, encoded by the coding sequence ATGTGTATTGGCATACCCATGCATGTTATCGAAGTCGATGGCGCATTCGCCTGGTGCGAAGGACGTGGTCGACGTGAACGGCTGAATGCGCTTTTACTTGAGGAGCTTTCTCCCGGCGATTGGGTCTACGCAACTCTGGGACAGGCTCGCGAAATAATCACTCCTCAACTTGCCGACGAGATTAACCTGGCGCTCGATGGTCTTGCTGCAGCTATGCAGGGTGAGACCAATCTGGATGCATACTTCCCCGTTTTCTCAACCACCTCAAAGTTGCCTGATATTGCGCCGTCCCTGCCGTTCAAGCCGGAGCAGACAGCATGA
- a CDS encoding efflux RND transporter periplasmic adaptor subunit has translation MTKRMLIMLGCVLVLIAALALGFFLHIKELIANSPKPGPQTVTAAVVSALEWQPQLSSVGTLTAVHGVDISSEVAGQVRTVNFKSGQDVKAGEVLAQLNADLEIAQLSSLQAAADLAAITLKRDQAQLAAQAVSQTQVDNDTADLKSKDAQVAQQQALVAKKTIRAPFTGRIGITTTNPGQYLNPGDKIVTLQAIDPIYVDFYLPQRQVGALSVGQVIDASSDSYTDRIFHGKITAISPKVDTTTRNVQIQATIANPKHQLLPGMFANVTVDVGEKKHYLTLPQTAITYNPYGSTVFIVKPAAAKNGAPATPQQAESLEVQQAFVTTGDTRGDQVAITSGLHEGQMVVTSGQIKLKNGTPIVVDNSVQPANSPNPTPQEH, from the coding sequence ATGACCAAGCGAATGTTAATTATGCTGGGCTGCGTGCTGGTGCTTATAGCTGCGCTGGCTTTAGGTTTTTTCTTGCACATCAAAGAATTGATCGCCAATTCTCCAAAACCCGGACCGCAAACCGTAACTGCGGCGGTAGTTTCTGCACTGGAATGGCAGCCGCAGCTCTCATCGGTGGGGACGTTAACGGCGGTGCATGGCGTGGATATCAGCAGTGAAGTAGCCGGTCAGGTACGCACGGTGAATTTCAAATCCGGACAGGATGTAAAAGCTGGCGAAGTGCTGGCGCAGCTTAATGCCGATTTGGAAATTGCGCAGCTGTCTTCGCTGCAAGCCGCTGCGGATCTCGCCGCGATTACCTTGAAACGTGATCAGGCACAATTGGCGGCCCAGGCAGTCAGTCAGACGCAGGTCGACAACGATACGGCAGACCTGAAAAGCAAGGATGCACAAGTTGCGCAACAACAAGCCCTGGTCGCGAAAAAAACCATACGTGCACCTTTCACAGGCCGAATTGGAATCACCACCACAAATCCGGGACAGTATCTGAACCCCGGCGATAAGATCGTCACCTTGCAAGCCATTGACCCAATTTATGTTGATTTCTATTTACCGCAACGGCAAGTCGGTGCACTGTCCGTCGGCCAGGTGATTGATGCCAGCAGCGACTCTTATACAGACCGGATATTTCACGGCAAAATTACCGCGATCAGCCCGAAAGTGGATACGACCACACGCAACGTCCAGATTCAAGCGACCATTGCCAATCCGAAACACCAGTTGCTGCCCGGAATGTTTGCCAATGTCACGGTTGATGTTGGCGAGAAGAAGCATTATCTGACTCTGCCGCAGACTGCAATCACCTATAACCCCTATGGCTCCACCGTATTTATTGTCAAACCCGCCGCGGCCAAAAATGGCGCGCCTGCCACCCCGCAACAGGCTGAGAGCCTGGAGGTACAACAGGCTTTCGTCACTACGGGCGATACTCGCGGCGATCAGGTTGCCATCACGAGCGGTCTGCATGAAGGGCAGATGGTGGTTACCAGCGGGCAGATCAAGCTCAAGAACGGAACCCCCATTGTTGTCGACAATTCGGTACAACCGGCCAATAGCCCCAATCCGACTCCGCAAGAACACTGA
- a CDS encoding efflux transporter outer membrane subunit produces MFTSVKEGQFFNRRLYLALPRLSLGLMISLAFSGCAVGPDFKSPSAPQATGSVYGSTELPATTEAVTNKEIGNTGIAQHIVYGSELPAQWWLLFHSDALDQLIRSALKQNPTFASAQASLRQAKENFNAESGALQYPKVTGQLGATRERAQIVSVTPSDFNLYNASVNVSYTLDVFGASRRQLENLMAEVDYQQFELEAAYQMLVSNVVTTAIKEASLRAQLQATRNILEAQQKQLEIIEKQLSLGAVTRSVELAQATLVAQTNAQLAPLEKSLAQTRHQLAVYVGKLPSETGLPEFQLDSLQLPRDLPVSLPSSLVRQRPDIRASEALLHEANAQLGVAIANQYPQINLTGSYGVERMQLGNFGASSTVWNFGAGLTQPIFDAGALSAKRRAAKAAYDQAEAQYRWTVLTAFQNVADNLRAIDADATTLNAQANADSLAHESLEITRRQYQLGGTSYLALLDAERSYQQTHINLVVAQSARLADTAALFTALGGGWWNRTEEDSAAAKGAVGKD; encoded by the coding sequence ATGTTCACAAGCGTAAAGGAAGGGCAATTCTTTAATAGGCGCTTGTACCTGGCGCTGCCCCGGCTCAGCTTGGGTCTGATGATCAGTCTGGCATTTTCAGGTTGTGCTGTCGGCCCGGATTTCAAATCACCATCGGCGCCACAGGCTACCGGCAGCGTGTATGGTTCCACGGAGTTGCCCGCAACGACCGAAGCGGTGACAAACAAGGAGATTGGCAATACGGGCATTGCCCAGCATATTGTTTATGGAAGCGAGTTGCCCGCGCAATGGTGGCTATTATTTCATTCCGATGCACTGGATCAACTGATTCGTAGCGCGCTTAAACAAAACCCCACATTTGCTTCGGCACAGGCATCCTTGCGTCAGGCCAAGGAAAATTTCAATGCCGAGTCAGGTGCGCTGCAATACCCTAAGGTCACCGGCCAACTCGGAGCAACCCGGGAGCGGGCACAGATCGTGAGTGTTACCCCCAGCGACTTCAATCTCTATAACGCCTCTGTCAATGTTTCTTATACGCTGGATGTATTCGGTGCGTCACGCCGTCAACTTGAAAACCTGATGGCCGAGGTTGACTACCAGCAGTTTGAACTTGAGGCCGCCTACCAGATGCTGGTCTCCAATGTCGTGACGACTGCAATCAAGGAAGCTTCATTGCGGGCGCAATTGCAAGCAACACGAAATATTCTGGAGGCACAACAGAAGCAGTTGGAAATTATTGAGAAGCAGCTTTCCCTGGGCGCGGTTACCCGCTCCGTAGAGCTTGCGCAGGCTACCCTGGTAGCACAGACGAATGCTCAACTTGCACCGCTGGAGAAATCACTGGCGCAAACACGCCATCAATTGGCGGTTTACGTGGGCAAACTCCCCAGCGAAACAGGCCTGCCGGAATTTCAGCTTGATTCCCTGCAACTGCCCCGGGATCTGCCAGTCTCACTGCCTTCGTCTCTGGTGCGTCAACGGCCTGATATCCGCGCCAGCGAAGCACTGTTGCACGAGGCCAACGCCCAACTGGGTGTGGCTATAGCCAATCAGTATCCGCAAATCAATCTGACCGGAAGTTATGGCGTAGAACGCATGCAGCTGGGCAACTTTGGTGCAAGCAGTACTGTGTGGAATTTTGGTGCAGGGCTGACGCAGCCGATCTTCGACGCCGGTGCGCTTAGTGCAAAACGCCGTGCTGCCAAAGCCGCTTATGATCAGGCAGAAGCTCAATATCGCTGGACCGTCTTGACCGCGTTTCAGAATGTTGCAGACAACCTGCGAGCGATTGATGCCGATGCAACCACACTCAATGCGCAGGCAAATGCCGATTCATTGGCGCACGAGTCGTTGGAGATAACCAGGCGTCAATATCAGTTGGGCGGCACCAGTTATCTGGCACTGCTCGATGCAGAGCGCAGTTATCAGCAGACCCATATCAACCTTGTGGTTGCCCAGTCCGCACGGCTTGCCGATACGGCCGCCTTGTTCACAGCATTGGGTGGGGGCTGGTGGAATCGAACTGAAGAAGATTCCGCAGCAGCCAAAGGCGCCGTGGGCAAGGATTAG
- a CDS encoding efflux RND transporter permease subunit yields the protein MNFTDFFIRRPVLATTVSLFIVVLGLRSLFNLPINQYPRTQNSVVTVSTAYYGADAQTVAGFITQPLESAIAQAQGIDYLSSSSSSGISTITATLRLNYDANRALTEINTQVNSVKNQLPVQAQVPILTVQTGQTTDAMYIGFYSDTLPTNNVTDYLLRVVKPKLDSVEGVQTAEILGARQFALRAWLDSNKMAAHGITAADVSAALVSNNFLAALGSSKGQMVTIPLTAGTDLHTVDEFKKLAVKQNGDAIVHLEDVATVTLGSENYDFNVAFNGVRSVFIGIKVAPAANILDVAKHVRDAFPVIRTQLPTGLTGQIVYDSTDFINTSINEVIKTLVEALLIVTVVIYLFLGSFRAVLVPVIAMPLSLIGTFFIMLMLGYSVNLLTLLALVLAIGLVVDDAIIVVENVDRHMKEGASPLNAALIAARELGSPILAMTVVLIAVYVPIGFQGGLTGALFTEFAFTLAGAVAVSGVVALTLSPMMCSRFFKPEQDSGRFVHAIDTVFEKVRKIYEQVLRGLLKTWPVLIVMGGLLLVVLIVMFKMSNSELAPEEDQGIVLSQVVGSPTATADQMQTYADQVFKIGKSMPEYSQMFQMTGVPTLNAGIGGVLFKPWEERARSAHQIQQDLQARWNKVAGARVAAFQFPPLPGSSGLPVQFVITTTEPFEILNEMAQQVLEKAKASGKFYFIDADLKIDKPQATVVVDHEKVTALGMTEQDVGNALSSALGGGYVNYFSIGGRSYKVIPQVLQTDRLNPSQVLDYYIKAPGGGMFPLSTVASLKNSVVAESITRFQQLNSVTLSGVSGSSQGDVLQFMRDTVNQVAPSGYTVDYAGQSRQYMQESGSFLATMLFAVIIVFLALAALFESFRDPVVILVSVPLALFGAMIFIFLGFSSMNIYTEVGLVTLMGLISKHGILIVEVANQLRSTGLGKLEAIVGAAVIRLRPILMTTAAMVFGVVPLVIAFGAGAAGRHAMGLVIFTGLSIGTLFTLFVVPAMYMLLASNRAVIQSPAMQPLSGTTAS from the coding sequence ATGAACTTCACTGATTTTTTTATTCGCCGGCCTGTTCTGGCTACCACAGTGAGTCTGTTCATTGTCGTACTCGGGCTGCGTTCGTTGTTCAATTTGCCAATCAATCAGTATCCGCGCACACAGAATTCGGTGGTAACGGTGTCGACAGCCTATTATGGCGCTGACGCACAGACGGTCGCGGGCTTTATTACCCAACCGCTTGAATCTGCCATCGCGCAGGCGCAAGGCATCGACTATTTGTCTTCTTCCAGCAGCAGTGGAATTTCAACCATTACCGCAACTCTGCGGTTGAACTACGATGCCAACCGCGCACTGACCGAAATCAATACCCAGGTCAATTCGGTCAAGAATCAGCTTCCCGTCCAGGCGCAGGTGCCCATATTAACCGTGCAAACCGGACAAACGACAGATGCCATGTACATTGGCTTCTACAGTGATACTTTGCCGACAAACAACGTTACCGATTACCTATTGCGCGTAGTTAAACCCAAGCTGGACTCTGTCGAAGGTGTGCAGACTGCAGAAATTCTTGGCGCCCGTCAGTTTGCATTGCGTGCATGGCTTGACTCCAACAAGATGGCGGCACATGGCATTACTGCGGCCGATGTCAGTGCGGCCCTGGTGAGCAACAATTTTCTTGCTGCGCTCGGTTCCAGCAAAGGCCAAATGGTCACCATTCCCTTGACTGCGGGTACCGATCTGCATACGGTGGATGAATTCAAAAAGCTTGCAGTCAAGCAAAATGGGGATGCCATCGTGCATCTGGAAGACGTGGCAACGGTAACGCTGGGTTCGGAAAACTACGACTTCAACGTTGCATTCAACGGCGTGCGCTCGGTGTTTATCGGCATCAAGGTTGCGCCGGCAGCAAATATTCTCGATGTTGCGAAACACGTACGTGATGCGTTCCCCGTCATCCGCACCCAATTGCCAACGGGGCTTACCGGTCAGATCGTTTATGACTCTACTGATTTCATCAATACCTCTATCAATGAGGTGATCAAAACATTGGTCGAGGCGCTGCTGATCGTCACCGTTGTGATCTATCTGTTCCTTGGCAGCTTCCGCGCGGTATTGGTACCGGTCATCGCGATGCCGCTTTCGCTCATAGGCACTTTTTTTATCATGCTGATGCTGGGCTACTCCGTCAATCTTCTCACTTTACTGGCTCTGGTGCTGGCTATCGGCCTGGTGGTTGATGATGCGATTATCGTGGTTGAAAACGTCGATCGCCACATGAAAGAAGGCGCGTCTCCATTGAACGCGGCATTGATCGCGGCCAGGGAGCTTGGAAGTCCGATTCTGGCGATGACCGTTGTGTTGATTGCGGTGTATGTACCCATCGGCTTTCAGGGCGGATTGACCGGTGCGCTGTTCACGGAATTTGCCTTCACGCTCGCAGGAGCGGTGGCGGTCTCGGGTGTTGTCGCACTTACGCTATCGCCCATGATGTGCTCGCGCTTTTTTAAACCGGAACAGGACAGTGGCCGTTTTGTACATGCGATTGACACGGTTTTCGAAAAGGTCCGCAAGATTTACGAACAGGTGTTGCGCGGGTTGCTTAAAACATGGCCGGTCTTGATAGTGATGGGTGGACTGTTGCTTGTTGTGCTGATAGTGATGTTCAAGATGTCGAACTCGGAATTGGCTCCGGAAGAAGATCAGGGCATCGTTTTGTCGCAGGTTGTTGGTTCGCCAACAGCAACGGCTGACCAGATGCAAACCTACGCCGACCAGGTTTTCAAAATAGGCAAGAGCATGCCTGAATACAGTCAAATGTTTCAGATGACCGGTGTCCCAACACTGAACGCGGGAATTGGTGGCGTACTGTTTAAGCCTTGGGAAGAACGTGCGCGCAGCGCCCATCAGATTCAACAAGATCTCCAGGCGCGCTGGAACAAAGTGGCCGGTGCTCGCGTGGCTGCTTTTCAGTTCCCGCCCTTGCCCGGTTCTTCCGGCCTGCCGGTGCAGTTTGTAATTACCACGACCGAGCCCTTTGAAATCCTCAACGAAATGGCTCAGCAAGTGCTGGAAAAGGCGAAAGCCTCGGGCAAGTTCTACTTCATCGATGCCGATCTGAAAATTGACAAACCGCAAGCTACCGTTGTTGTAGACCATGAAAAGGTTACCGCGCTGGGCATGACTGAGCAGGATGTGGGGAATGCACTCAGCTCGGCGCTGGGCGGCGGCTATGTCAATTATTTTTCCATTGGCGGACGTTCCTACAAGGTGATTCCGCAGGTATTGCAAACAGACCGTCTTAACCCGTCGCAGGTACTGGATTACTATATCAAGGCACCCGGCGGCGGAATGTTTCCGCTAAGCACAGTAGCCAGCCTGAAAAATAGCGTAGTGGCGGAATCCATCACACGGTTTCAGCAGCTGAATTCGGTGACGCTGTCAGGCGTTTCAGGGTCGTCGCAAGGTGATGTACTGCAATTTATGCGCGACACCGTCAATCAGGTGGCACCCAGCGGCTACACAGTGGATTACGCCGGCCAGTCGCGACAATACATGCAAGAGTCCGGTAGCTTTCTGGCGACCATGCTGTTCGCAGTCATTATTGTATTTCTCGCGCTGGCGGCCCTGTTTGAAAGTTTCAGAGATCCTGTCGTAATTCTGGTATCGGTGCCTTTGGCTTTGTTCGGTGCCATGATATTTATTTTCCTCGGCTTTTCTTCAATGAATATCTATACCGAGGTGGGGCTGGTGACGCTCATGGGCCTGATTAGCAAACACGGAATTCTTATAGTTGAAGTGGCAAATCAGTTGCGTAGCACCGGCCTCGGCAAACTTGAGGCTATTGTAGGGGCGGCGGTAATACGTTTGCGCCCCATTTTGATGACGACGGCCGCGATGGTATTCGGTGTGGTGCCGCTGGTAATAGCCTTCGGTGCCGGTGCGGCCGGACGCCATGCCATGGGCCTCGTTATATTCACCGGGCTGTCGATTGGCACACTGTTTACACTGTTCGTGGTACCGGCCATGTATATGCTCCTGGCATCGAACAGAGCGGTGATTCAAAGTCCGGCAATGCAACCTTTATCGGGCACCACCGCAAGCTAG
- a CDS encoding FAD-dependent oxidoreductase, with translation MRVAIIGSGPSGFYAAEALLKRTDEVVHVDMFDRLPTPYGLVRGGVAPDHQNIKAVTRIYEKTAARPTFRFFGNVRLGKDLTVDDLRRHYHQIVYAVGNEADRRLGIPGEGVPRCTPATVFIGWYNGHPDYRHAKIDLSVSRVAVVGNGNVAIDAARILLRTPAELEKTDIAAHALEVLRKSQVREVFILGRRGPEQASFTSVELEELGEMEDAEPVVAPGELVGLIIPEAARSKQQQKNLKILQSFAERPLGTKSKKLHLRFLVSPTEVICGPDDGVSGLKLEKNRLEMQADGTVAARGTGEIEALEVGMVLPAIGFSAERISGVPYDEKKRVIANEDGRVIDPVSHLTIPNEYVVGWARTGPQGLIGSHKGASAHVVAHMVTDGTGLAEKVLPDPEAIINLLHKQGVQVVSFNDWKQLDDVEVARGVRRESPRDKIVDVEIMLSILGQH, from the coding sequence ATGCGTGTTGCAATCATCGGTTCCGGTCCTTCCGGTTTCTACGCTGCAGAGGCGCTGCTCAAACGCACCGATGAAGTAGTGCATGTCGACATGTTCGATCGCCTCCCAACTCCGTATGGTCTTGTGCGTGGAGGCGTCGCGCCAGACCATCAGAATATCAAGGCAGTCACCCGCATTTACGAAAAGACCGCTGCACGCCCGACATTCAGGTTCTTTGGGAATGTTCGCCTCGGAAAAGATCTGACGGTGGATGACTTGCGTCGGCACTACCATCAGATCGTCTACGCCGTAGGTAACGAGGCCGACCGTCGACTCGGCATTCCGGGAGAAGGCGTACCCCGCTGTACACCCGCAACAGTCTTCATCGGCTGGTATAACGGGCATCCGGATTACCGTCATGCAAAGATCGATTTGTCGGTATCGCGCGTTGCAGTGGTGGGCAATGGCAATGTTGCTATCGACGCTGCACGGATTTTATTGCGAACACCCGCCGAACTTGAGAAAACAGATATTGCCGCGCACGCTTTGGAGGTTCTTCGTAAGAGTCAGGTGCGCGAAGTTTTTATTCTTGGCCGGCGCGGCCCCGAACAGGCTTCATTCACTTCGGTTGAACTTGAAGAGCTCGGCGAGATGGAAGATGCGGAACCTGTCGTCGCTCCAGGCGAACTTGTCGGCTTGATTATTCCGGAAGCCGCGCGCAGTAAGCAGCAGCAAAAGAATCTTAAAATTCTCCAGTCCTTTGCTGAGCGTCCACTTGGCACTAAATCCAAGAAACTTCACCTGCGATTTCTCGTCTCTCCGACAGAGGTAATCTGCGGTCCTGACGACGGCGTGTCGGGCCTCAAGCTCGAGAAAAACCGACTTGAGATGCAAGCAGACGGCACGGTTGCCGCGCGCGGTACCGGCGAAATTGAAGCTCTTGAAGTCGGAATGGTGCTGCCTGCAATCGGATTCAGCGCCGAGCGCATTTCCGGGGTTCCATACGACGAAAAAAAGCGGGTCATTGCCAACGAGGATGGACGGGTCATCGACCCCGTCAGCCATTTAACGATCCCCAATGAATACGTCGTCGGCTGGGCACGCACCGGACCGCAGGGCCTCATCGGGTCGCACAAGGGCGCATCAGCGCATGTTGTTGCACACATGGTAACCGATGGAACCGGGCTCGCAGAAAAAGTGCTTCCAGATCCTGAGGCAATCATCAATTTGTTGCACAAGCAGGGAGTGCAGGTAGTTTCATTCAATGACTGGAAACAACTCGATGATGTGGAAGTGGCACGCGGAGTGCGGCGCGAGTCTCCGCGCGACAAAATCGTTGATGTGGAGATAATGCTTTCTATCCTCGGCCAGCATTAA
- a CDS encoding DUF4010 domain-containing protein, which translates to MQSGINGKIVYPLCRVGGLAVGIGWLWSKRRDANDLKLISESEPKNPLEISAALLFALLFVVMLIATHFAIVYLGERGVYTLATIMGVTDVDPFIMGLTQATPTLTPLHVASSSILIAASSNNVVKGIYAFVLSSRQTGTMSLAFLSGLAVLGLMPLLI; encoded by the coding sequence ATTCAATCAGGAATTAATGGCAAAATTGTCTATCCCCTTTGTAGGGTTGGGGGGCTTGCCGTTGGTATCGGCTGGCTGTGGTCAAAGCGGAGGGATGCGAACGATTTAAAGTTGATTAGTGAATCCGAACCCAAGAACCCGCTCGAAATTAGTGCAGCGCTTCTCTTCGCACTGCTCTTTGTGGTTATGTTGATAGCAACTCACTTTGCAATCGTGTATCTGGGGGAGAGGGGCGTCTACACACTTGCGACTATTATGGGCGTAACCGATGTGGATCCATTCATCATGGGCCTGACTCAGGCTACGCCAACACTCACGCCGTTACATGTGGCGTCATCCAGCATCCTGATTGCTGCATCCAGCAACAATGTTGTCAAAGGCATTTATGCTTTTGTCCTTTCTTCCCGCCAAACAGGCACAATGAGCTTGGCATTCTTGTCAGGTTTGGCTGTACTTGGTTTGATGCCACTGCTAATTTAA
- a CDS encoding rhodanese-like domain-containing protein yields the protein MGSYDDLIAEALLRVKEIMPWDLSRAIAAGNKPLLLDVREPSEFAMLRIPGSINVPRGVLEQSCEWDYDETVPELAARREQEIVIICRSGKRSILAADTLLLMGYTNVVSLKTGVRGWNDYEQPLENANGEVIDADTGDELLAARLRPEQRKPKST from the coding sequence ATGGGAAGCTATGACGACTTGATTGCAGAAGCACTTCTTCGTGTGAAGGAGATCATGCCCTGGGATTTGAGCAGAGCGATTGCTGCAGGCAACAAACCTCTGCTGCTCGATGTGCGCGAACCTTCTGAGTTCGCCATGCTGCGTATTCCAGGTTCAATCAATGTCCCGCGCGGCGTGCTGGAGCAATCCTGCGAATGGGATTACGACGAGACCGTGCCGGAATTGGCAGCCCGGCGAGAACAGGAGATCGTAATCATTTGTCGTTCCGGCAAGCGTTCGATACTGGCTGCCGATACGCTGCTGCTAATGGGGTATACCAACGTGGTTTCGCTCAAGACCGGGGTGCGCGGCTGGAACGATTACGAGCAGCCGTTGGAGAATGCGAACGGCGAAGTGATAGATGCAGATACGGGCGATGAGCTGCTCGCGGCAAGACTTCGACCGGAGCAACGGAAACCGAAATCAACCTGA
- a CDS encoding HyaD/HybD family hydrogenase maturation endopeptidase encodes MRILVLGIGNTLLADEGVGIVAMNELETRFGTSEDMDFIDGGTLSFTLAVPISECDALLVIDAAELGELPGTMHSFEGEEMDRFLGENRKSTVHEVGLLDLRAISLLTGYWPQQRALIGVQPAFVGWGDALTPSVAAALPEICSTASEIIRRFAGSRSQQVFMG; translated from the coding sequence ATGAGGATACTTGTTCTGGGAATTGGTAACACGTTGCTCGCCGATGAAGGGGTGGGTATTGTTGCCATGAACGAACTGGAAACACGATTCGGCACGAGCGAGGACATGGATTTTATCGACGGTGGTACGTTGTCTTTTACGCTGGCTGTACCAATCAGCGAATGCGACGCACTGCTGGTGATCGATGCGGCCGAACTTGGTGAATTGCCGGGTACGATGCACAGTTTCGAAGGCGAAGAAATGGACCGTTTTCTGGGTGAGAACCGGAAGAGTACCGTGCATGAAGTCGGATTGCTCGATCTGCGCGCCATCTCGCTCCTGACCGGATACTGGCCGCAACAGCGCGCGCTGATAGGTGTTCAGCCAGCTTTTGTTGGATGGGGAGATGCGTTGACACCTTCGGTAGCAGCAGCTCTGCCGGAAATATGCAGCACCGCATCTGAAATAATCAGGCGTTTCGCAGGGAGTCGGTCACAGCAAGTATTTATGGGGTGA